One genomic segment of Bradyrhizobium prioriisuperbiae includes these proteins:
- a CDS encoding acyl-CoA dehydrogenase family protein yields the protein MDFALTPQQDSIRDAIGKICARFDDAYWLAKDHDGGFPHDFHKAIADAGWLGICIPEEYGGSGLGIFEAALMMRTISESGAGMSGASAVHMNVFGLNPVVVFGDDAQRRRMLPPIVDGSEKACFAVTEPNTGLNTTQLKTRAERRGDRYIVNGQKVWISTAQVAQKMLLLARTTPLDQVKSPTHGLSLFYTDFDRTRVTVHEIEKMGRKAIDSNELFFENFEIPLENRIGEEGRGFEYILHGMNPERILIAAEAVGLGKLALERAATYAKGRIVFNRPIGQNQAIQHPLAKNWMELEAAWLMTLSAAWQYDQGLPCGPAANAAKYLAAEAGFQACEQAVMTHGGFGYAKEYHVERYLREVMIPRIAPISPQLILSFIAEKVLGLPKSY from the coding sequence ATGGATTTTGCACTGACCCCGCAACAGGACTCGATCCGCGACGCGATCGGGAAGATCTGCGCGCGTTTCGACGATGCCTACTGGCTTGCGAAAGATCACGACGGCGGTTTTCCGCACGATTTCCATAAAGCCATCGCGGACGCCGGCTGGCTTGGCATCTGCATTCCCGAAGAGTATGGCGGCTCGGGTCTCGGGATCTTCGAGGCGGCGCTGATGATGCGCACGATTTCGGAATCCGGCGCCGGCATGTCCGGTGCTTCCGCGGTGCACATGAACGTGTTCGGGCTCAACCCCGTGGTGGTGTTCGGCGATGACGCGCAGCGCCGGCGCATGCTGCCGCCGATCGTCGACGGCAGCGAGAAAGCCTGCTTCGCTGTGACCGAACCGAATACCGGTCTCAACACCACGCAGTTGAAGACCCGCGCCGAGCGGCGCGGCGACAGGTATATCGTCAACGGCCAGAAGGTCTGGATCTCCACCGCCCAGGTTGCGCAGAAGATGCTGCTGCTGGCGCGCACCACGCCGCTGGATCAGGTGAAGAGCCCGACCCACGGCCTGAGCCTGTTCTACACGGACTTCGACCGCACCCGCGTCACCGTGCACGAGATCGAGAAGATGGGCCGCAAGGCGATCGACTCCAACGAGTTGTTCTTCGAGAACTTCGAAATTCCGCTGGAGAACCGCATCGGCGAAGAAGGCCGCGGCTTTGAATATATCCTGCATGGCATGAATCCGGAGCGCATCCTGATCGCCGCGGAAGCTGTCGGACTCGGCAAGCTGGCGCTGGAGCGCGCGGCGACCTACGCCAAGGGGCGCATCGTGTTCAACCGTCCGATCGGCCAGAATCAGGCGATTCAGCATCCGCTGGCGAAGAACTGGATGGAGCTGGAAGCCGCCTGGCTGATGACGCTGTCCGCCGCCTGGCAATACGACCAGGGCCTGCCCTGCGGACCGGCGGCCAATGCGGCCAAGTATCTGGCCGCCGAGGCCGGCTTCCAGGCCTGCGAGCAGGCTGTGATGACCCATGGCGGTTTCGGTTATGCCAAGGAGTATCATGTCGAGCGTTACCTGCGCGAAGTGATGATCCCGCGCATCGCGCCGATCAGCCCGCAGTTGATCCTCTCCTTCATCGCCGAAAAGGTGCTGGGCCTGCCGAAATCGTACTAG
- a CDS encoding type II toxin-antitoxin system RelE/ParE family toxin: MRIRYTLPTLDDLSSILDYISAHSPRGARHVQQRLKDIIDLLSSHPDIGVRTDDPTIRRLTIPPYRYLVFYEARILADVYENPYSSAGLLTRIFRRTASSGAQSSSNSR, encoded by the coding sequence GTGAGAATCCGTTACACCCTTCCCACGCTCGACGATCTCAGTTCGATCCTTGATTACATTTCCGCTCATTCCCCTCGCGGCGCGCGGCACGTGCAGCAACGCCTCAAAGACATTATCGACCTGCTCTCAAGCCACCCGGATATCGGAGTCCGGACAGACGATCCGACCATCCGCCGCTTGACGATCCCGCCTTACCGCTATCTTGTTTTTTACGAGGCGAGAATTCTCGCGGACGTCTACGAAAATCCGTACAGCTCCGCCGGATTGCTCACCAGGATCTTCCGGCGCACCGCGTCGTCCGGCGCCCAGTCCAGCAGCAATTCGAGGTGA
- a CDS encoding NAD(P)-dependent oxidoreductase gives MPRILLTGAAGGVGARLRKLLPAIYPDLVLSDLVKPDDLAPGEKFIAADLSDFAQVQKAVEGVDGIIHLGGFSVEGPWETILNANIIGCYNLFEAARLAGVKRVVFASSNHAVGFHPRGETIDTHALVRPDTRYGVSKAFGEALGSLYAFKHNIGVLSIRIGNVGEKPIDERRLAIWLKTEDLVSLIRIGLERENLVYEVIYGMSDNKRAWWDNSRAKELGYQPTGVSEDSAVEVLAAKIPKADPVSEFFQGGTFCGAEFTGDFEAIKKA, from the coding sequence ATGCCACGCATTCTGTTGACCGGCGCGGCCGGTGGTGTTGGAGCACGGCTGCGCAAGCTGTTGCCGGCGATCTATCCGGATCTGGTGCTCAGCGACCTGGTCAAGCCGGATGACCTGGCTCCAGGCGAAAAATTCATCGCCGCTGATCTCTCTGATTTCGCCCAGGTGCAGAAAGCGGTTGAAGGCGTCGACGGCATCATTCATCTCGGCGGCTTCTCGGTCGAAGGTCCGTGGGAAACCATCCTCAACGCCAATATCATCGGCTGCTACAATCTGTTCGAGGCGGCGCGTCTCGCCGGCGTCAAGCGCGTGGTGTTTGCATCGTCCAACCATGCGGTCGGTTTCCATCCGCGCGGTGAGACCATCGATACTCATGCGCTGGTGCGTCCGGACACCCGCTATGGCGTCAGCAAGGCGTTTGGCGAGGCGCTGGGATCGCTCTATGCCTTCAAGCACAACATCGGCGTGCTCTCGATCCGCATCGGCAATGTCGGCGAAAAGCCGATCGACGAGCGCCGCCTGGCGATCTGGCTGAAGACCGAAGACCTGGTGTCGTTGATCCGGATCGGGCTGGAACGCGAAAATCTCGTGTACGAAGTGATCTACGGCATGTCCGACAACAAGCGGGCCTGGTGGGACAATTCGCGGGCGAAGGAACTGGGATATCAGCCGACCGGCGTGTCGGAGGATTCCGCCGTCGAGGTTCTGGCGGCAAAGATACCGAAGGCCGATCCGGTCAGCGAGTTTTTCCAGGGCGGCACATTCTGCGGTGCCGAGTTTACCGGTGATTTCGAGGCGATCAAGAAGGCCTGA
- a CDS encoding mandelate racemase/muconate lactonizing enzyme family protein: MQHTPFTITKLDAYPLRVPFDDLVRGPRATAQTWREFDMVLVRAETSDGVVGWGECFAYHCLRPVLTAVQDMMFPSAQGRTITSIPDLNIELQQKFHIFGGRHGIGMYALSGLDIALWDIAAKLGGQSLAEFIGGSRRGSVSAYASLVRYGEVGPVEEVTARAVGEGYRHIKLHEIAFDPIVAGRRVVGPDIKLMTDVNCSWSLAEAEAILPRLKELGLYWVEEPIFPPEDFATIAKLHRFGVPLAAGENACTALEFTRLADVVTYPQPSVTKVGGISEFLKVVALAKASGRALMPHSPYFGPGYWATLQLVSLLSEPSLFEFLYVTTEAWIDPAIPLPKDGRLSVPQAPGLGFTPDPALIERFKPR; the protein is encoded by the coding sequence ATGCAACACACGCCGTTCACCATCACGAAGCTCGACGCATATCCGCTGCGGGTGCCGTTCGACGATCTCGTCCGCGGGCCACGCGCAACAGCTCAGACCTGGCGCGAATTCGACATGGTGCTGGTGCGGGCGGAAACCTCGGACGGCGTGGTCGGCTGGGGCGAGTGTTTCGCCTATCACTGCCTGCGGCCGGTGCTGACGGCCGTGCAGGATATGATGTTTCCGTCCGCGCAGGGGCGGACGATCACCAGCATTCCCGATCTCAACATCGAGCTGCAGCAGAAGTTTCACATCTTCGGCGGCCGCCACGGCATCGGCATGTACGCCCTGTCGGGACTCGACATCGCGCTGTGGGACATCGCGGCGAAGCTGGGCGGCCAGTCGCTGGCGGAGTTCATTGGCGGTTCGCGGCGCGGCAGTGTGTCGGCGTATGCGAGCCTGGTGCGTTACGGCGAAGTGGGGCCGGTGGAAGAGGTCACGGCGCGCGCGGTGGGCGAGGGTTATCGCCATATCAAGCTGCATGAGATCGCGTTCGATCCGATTGTCGCCGGGCGCCGCGTGGTCGGACCCGACATCAAGCTGATGACGGACGTCAATTGCAGCTGGAGCCTTGCCGAGGCGGAAGCGATCCTGCCCAGGCTCAAGGAACTCGGTCTCTATTGGGTGGAGGAGCCGATTTTTCCGCCGGAGGATTTTGCGACGATTGCCAAGCTGCATCGTTTCGGTGTGCCGCTGGCGGCTGGCGAGAACGCCTGCACTGCACTGGAGTTCACGCGACTTGCCGATGTCGTCACCTATCCGCAGCCGAGCGTCACCAAGGTCGGCGGCATCAGCGAATTTTTGAAGGTGGTGGCGCTAGCCAAGGCTTCGGGCAGGGCGTTGATGCCGCATTCGCCCTACTTCGGGCCCGGCTACTGGGCCACGCTGCAGCTTGTGTCGCTGCTTTCCGAGCCAAGCCTGTTCGAATTCCTCTACGTCACGACGGAGGCCTGGATCGATCCGGCCATTCCGCTGCCGAAGGACGGCCGGCTGAGTGTGCCTCAGGCACCGGGCCTCGGCTTCACGCCGGATCCCGCCCTGATCGAACGTTTCAAGCCGCGCTGA
- a CDS encoding amidohydrolase family protein, translating to MERPLTGRSPKLKIEELCDTHIHIYDSSFPTIPGTPLPADASVADYRQVMTWLGIARTVVVQANAYGDDNRCTMKAVKDLGDCARAVVVVKPGVSDDEMDRLTREGARGIRFMSLLGGTLSWPQMDEMGRRAHEHGWHALVQLNGRDFPQHEAQIARLPGRFIIDHVGKFMDPVPPDHDSFKSLLRLLDTGRGYVKLAGLYEFSKTGAPHFEDVAVLAKALIRHAPDRIIWASNWPHSQAHIFGYPDDVNHLELLLDWAPDDAVRRKILVSNPAELYGFS from the coding sequence ATGGAACGCCCGCTGACCGGACGCTCGCCCAAACTGAAAATCGAAGAGCTTTGCGACACCCACATTCATATCTACGACAGCAGCTTTCCGACCATTCCGGGAACGCCGTTGCCGGCCGATGCCAGCGTTGCCGACTATCGTCAGGTCATGACCTGGCTGGGCATCGCGCGCACCGTGGTGGTGCAGGCGAATGCTTATGGCGACGACAACCGCTGCACCATGAAGGCGGTGAAGGACCTCGGCGACTGCGCCCGCGCGGTGGTGGTGGTCAAACCCGGCGTGTCCGACGACGAGATGGACCGGCTGACCAGGGAGGGCGCGCGCGGCATTCGTTTCATGTCCCTGCTCGGCGGCACGCTGTCGTGGCCGCAGATGGACGAGATGGGCCGCCGCGCCCACGAGCACGGCTGGCACGCGCTGGTGCAGCTCAATGGCCGGGACTTTCCCCAGCACGAGGCGCAGATCGCGCGTCTGCCCGGGCGTTTCATCATCGACCATGTCGGCAAGTTCATGGATCCGGTGCCGCCGGATCACGACAGCTTCAAATCGCTGCTGCGGCTGCTCGATACCGGCCGCGGCTACGTCAAGCTCGCGGGCCTTTATGAATTCTCAAAGACCGGCGCGCCGCATTTCGAGGACGTCGCCGTGCTGGCCAAGGCCCTGATCCGTCACGCACCGGACCGCATCATCTGGGCCAGCAACTGGCCGCACTCGCAGGCTCACATCTTCGGTTATCCCGACGATGTGAATCACCTCGAATTGCTGCTGGACTGGGCGCCGGACGACGCGGTGCGCCGGAAGATCCTGGTGAGCAATCCGGCGGAGCTGTACGGATTTTCGTAG